The following coding sequences lie in one Arthrobacter sp. SLBN-122 genomic window:
- a CDS encoding potassium channel family protein: MTFEDALLTAVGSALILLMVADVFHTLLYPHGSGPVGRTIMRGFWLLSRKLRGGASSVAAPLAMAAVIAAWAALAAVGWALLYLPHLTDGFSYSADVPQQADFAEALYISLVALSTAGFGEIVATHPLLRLVMAFQAVAGFGLLTATVSWILQTYPALSRRRALAHQLNLFREAAGPSGIASLEARHAAGLLESMAENVASVSIDLLSFHESYYFHEVEQRGSLPATIAYAHQLASDAQGSDNPELRFAGRMLYAALEDLAEVLRGKFGHVGSTSSDVFDHYELHHRHRRSPEPRP; this comes from the coding sequence ATGACCTTTGAGGACGCGCTCCTGACGGCGGTTGGCTCCGCGCTGATTCTGCTGATGGTCGCCGACGTGTTCCATACCCTGCTGTACCCCCACGGCTCGGGTCCGGTGGGCCGGACCATCATGCGCGGGTTCTGGCTGCTGTCCAGGAAGCTCAGGGGCGGGGCCTCTTCGGTGGCCGCGCCGCTGGCGATGGCGGCCGTCATCGCCGCGTGGGCCGCCCTGGCTGCTGTGGGGTGGGCGCTGCTGTACCTCCCCCATTTGACCGACGGGTTCTCCTACTCAGCGGATGTGCCCCAGCAGGCTGACTTTGCCGAGGCACTGTACATTTCGCTGGTGGCCCTCTCTACCGCGGGATTTGGCGAGATCGTGGCCACGCACCCGCTGCTCCGGCTGGTAATGGCGTTCCAGGCCGTGGCCGGTTTTGGCCTGCTGACCGCCACGGTCTCGTGGATCCTGCAGACCTATCCCGCCCTGAGCCGCCGGCGCGCGCTCGCCCACCAGTTGAACCTGTTCCGGGAAGCGGCAGGACCGTCCGGGATCGCCTCGCTGGAGGCCCGGCATGCGGCTGGGCTGCTGGAATCGATGGCGGAAAACGTAGCGTCCGTCAGCATTGATCTTCTTTCCTTCCACGAGAGCTATTACTTCCACGAGGTGGAGCAGCGCGGCTCGCTTCCCGCCACCATCGCCTACGCCCACCAGCTGGCGTCGGACGCCCAGGGCAGCGACAACCCTGAGCTTCGGTTCGCCGGGCGGATGCTCTACGCGGCGCTGGAGGACCTGGCCGAAGTCCTGCGGGGAAAGTTCGGCCATGTGGGAAGCACCTCCTCGGACGTGTTCGACCACTACGAGCTCCACCACCGGCACCGGCGCTCCCCGGAACCGCGGCCATAG
- a CDS encoding GNAT family N-acetyltransferase yields the protein MDFQLRQATPEDAEAVVLMQTQAHEECYPHLLSAEFFRRRRASVPERVERRRTFLATDQPRILALDANNQVVGYADAGPGRDDDSPEALELYSIYTLRHTYGTGLGAALVSAAVGSGPAYLWVVEDNPRALAFYMKQGFRPDGKHNTLPPEWEALPEFRLVRRGQH from the coding sequence ATGGACTTTCAGCTTCGCCAGGCCACGCCCGAGGACGCGGAGGCGGTGGTGCTCATGCAGACGCAGGCGCACGAGGAGTGCTACCCGCACCTGCTTTCAGCGGAATTCTTCCGCCGCCGGAGGGCCAGCGTCCCGGAACGGGTGGAGCGCCGGCGTACGTTCCTGGCCACCGACCAGCCGCGGATCCTCGCCCTGGACGCCAACAACCAGGTTGTGGGCTACGCGGACGCGGGGCCGGGCCGGGATGATGACTCTCCTGAAGCGCTCGAACTCTACTCGATCTACACCCTCCGGCACACCTATGGGACGGGCCTGGGGGCAGCGCTGGTGAGTGCCGCCGTCGGCTCCGGCCCGGCCTATCTTTGGGTGGTGGAGGACAATCCCCGCGCCCTGGCCTTCTACATGAAGCAGGGGTTCCGGCCCGACGGCAAGCACAACACCCTTCCGCCCGAGTGGGAGGCGCTGCCGGAATTCCGGCTGGTCCGGCGCGGCCAGCACTAG